The following proteins come from a genomic window of Rhodohalobacter sp. 614A:
- a CDS encoding RagB/SusD family nutrient uptake outer membrane protein, whose amino-acid sequence MKLSKLIAFGLVLAITLVLANGCGESALDPEVFSETAPENTFASLEGIEAVLYGAHENLAMVGGNDAAQQLTSLEIMTDVGFATAGAIGNWALNFQDFIMDGVGSSMYAVMWNQPYQAIRNVHILLENIDDADISDANKELIRAEARFIRAVAYYKLYMVFGPVPLRTSTDQELELPRATEEEMISFIESELLAAIPGLPPYGQEKAYGRAHKAAAMGFLTKLYLNTKQWQKTADMAKQIMDLGTFDLFPSYFGLFQVANEGNEEIIWARTGRADLGRSANISFMNFAWPTGFQSNPRTGLEFCDGCRNFATMFRIRDEFWNSFEPNDNRTDLIIREYVNTNGELINLLPPNDNVRPFKYWPADDYAGPAYGNDIPDIRYADILLSRAEALNELNGPNQESVDLINQIRNRAGLEDITLADYPSKDGLRGHILDERGWEFWWEGKRRDDLIRHGLFIQKAQERGLPAQPHHVRHPIPQFALDANPNLEQNPGY is encoded by the coding sequence ATGAAATTATCAAAGTTAATCGCATTTGGATTAGTACTTGCAATAACCCTTGTGTTAGCAAATGGATGTGGTGAATCAGCACTTGATCCGGAGGTATTCTCAGAAACGGCTCCCGAAAACACATTTGCATCTCTTGAAGGAATAGAGGCTGTGTTATATGGTGCACACGAAAATTTGGCCATGGTAGGCGGAAATGATGCTGCCCAGCAGTTAACATCCCTGGAAATTATGACGGATGTTGGGTTTGCAACAGCCGGCGCAATAGGTAACTGGGCGTTGAACTTCCAGGATTTTATCATGGATGGCGTGGGAAGCAGCATGTATGCTGTTATGTGGAACCAGCCCTACCAGGCAATACGAAACGTTCATATTCTCCTGGAAAATATTGATGATGCCGATATTAGTGACGCAAATAAAGAGCTGATCCGGGCAGAAGCACGATTTATCAGGGCTGTTGCATACTATAAATTGTATATGGTTTTTGGTCCCGTACCGTTACGCACCAGCACCGATCAGGAACTGGAACTTCCACGGGCCACAGAAGAAGAAATGATCAGTTTTATAGAATCAGAACTTCTTGCAGCCATTCCCGGCTTGCCACCCTACGGACAAGAAAAAGCATATGGCCGGGCTCATAAAGCTGCGGCTATGGGATTCCTTACAAAGCTTTACCTGAATACAAAGCAGTGGCAAAAAACAGCCGATATGGCCAAGCAAATTATGGATCTGGGAACATTTGATTTATTCCCTTCATACTTTGGCCTGTTCCAGGTTGCCAATGAAGGAAATGAGGAAATTATCTGGGCCCGGACAGGACGTGCCGATCTCGGCCGATCTGCCAACATCAGTTTTATGAACTTCGCATGGCCAACAGGTTTTCAGAGTAATCCCCGTACGGGATTAGAGTTTTGTGACGGTTGTAGAAATTTTGCCACTATGTTTCGGATTCGCGATGAATTCTGGAACTCGTTCGAGCCAAATGACAACCGAACCGACCTGATTATCCGGGAATATGTAAATACAAACGGTGAGCTCATCAACCTGTTACCGCCAAATGACAATGTGCGTCCGTTTAAATATTGGCCCGCAGATGATTATGCCGGTCCCGCCTACGGAAATGATATTCCCGATATCCGGTATGCTGATATCTTATTATCACGAGCTGAAGCTCTAAATGAATTAAACGGGCCAAACCAGGAGTCCGTTGATTTAATCAACCAGATAAGAAACAGAGCCGGATTGGAAGATATTACCTTGGCGGATTATCCATCCAAAGACGGTCTTCGCGGTCATATTCTTGACGAACGTGGCTGGGAATTCTGGTGGGAAGGAAAACGAAGAGATGACCTGATTCGTCACGGACTTTTCATTCAAAAAGCCCAGGAAAGAGGACTGCCGGCTCAGCCTCATCATGTACGCCATCCAATTCCCCAGTTTGCTTTAGATGCAAATCCAAATCTTGAGCAGAATCCTGGTTATTAA
- a CDS encoding sulfatase, with protein sequence MKKIIFCLVALLSLTTTIHAQSKSAPSDKQNVLFIIVDDLNMLVESYGAEGLQTPNIDKLASEGRAFTRAYVQNPLCNPSRASIMTGKRPNELDIQRLSKSFREMYPQIETLPQYFKENGYYSAGIGKIYHNWGEKFKEGDPESWSETPFYHWAAHFHDWYVPGRPYQWHYDLKKGPAVQREDVPDEAYVDGRIANAAVNKLRELQETPFFLAVGFWKPHLPYNAPKKYWDLYDRNHLPSPPRYTAPVDGVPDLAYVNSNEARSYTDVPKEGPIPESKKLELRHGYMASISFVDAQIGKVLDELKRLNLDKKTAVVFVSDHGYHAGEHGQFGKWTTFELGTRVPFIIKTPDLKNPGKKSDSIVEMIDIYPTLVDWAGLPMKKDLSGVSLVPVLKNPEADVKPFAVSQTTRPLQGGAAYEIIGSSIRDERYRYNIWVRKEDHKIIAEELYDLSTDPFYVENIADKKGVEPIKKRMYNQLMEKIGNK encoded by the coding sequence ATGAAAAAAATAATTTTTTGCCTTGTAGCTTTACTCTCGCTGACAACCACAATACATGCTCAATCAAAAAGTGCACCATCAGATAAACAAAATGTACTGTTTATCATTGTTGATGACCTTAATATGCTTGTTGAAAGCTATGGAGCAGAAGGATTGCAAACTCCCAATATCGATAAGTTAGCTTCTGAGGGACGTGCTTTTACAAGGGCGTATGTGCAAAATCCATTATGCAATCCGTCGCGCGCATCCATCATGACGGGCAAACGGCCAAATGAATTAGATATCCAGAGACTCAGTAAGAGCTTTCGGGAGATGTATCCTCAAATAGAAACACTTCCCCAATATTTTAAAGAAAATGGCTATTACTCTGCCGGCATTGGAAAAATTTATCACAATTGGGGCGAGAAGTTTAAGGAAGGAGATCCTGAGTCGTGGTCTGAAACTCCGTTTTATCACTGGGCTGCTCATTTTCACGATTGGTATGTTCCGGGACGGCCCTATCAGTGGCATTACGATTTAAAAAAAGGGCCAGCTGTTCAGCGGGAAGATGTTCCCGACGAAGCCTATGTTGACGGTCGAATTGCCAATGCTGCTGTTAATAAACTGAGAGAATTACAGGAAACACCATTTTTCCTCGCGGTAGGATTCTGGAAACCTCATTTACCATACAATGCTCCCAAAAAATATTGGGATTTGTACGACCGGAATCATTTACCCTCACCACCACGCTACACGGCCCCGGTAGACGGCGTGCCTGATCTGGCCTATGTAAATTCAAACGAGGCCAGAAGTTATACCGATGTGCCGAAGGAAGGACCCATTCCTGAATCCAAAAAACTGGAATTGCGGCATGGATATATGGCATCGATAAGTTTTGTGGATGCCCAGATAGGAAAGGTTCTCGACGAATTGAAACGATTAAATCTTGATAAGAAAACAGCGGTCGTTTTTGTGTCAGATCACGGATACCACGCAGGCGAACATGGTCAGTTTGGAAAATGGACTACTTTTGAGCTGGGTACCCGGGTCCCTTTTATCATTAAAACACCCGATTTGAAAAATCCGGGGAAAAAATCAGACAGCATTGTGGAGATGATTGATATCTATCCAACACTGGTTGATTGGGCGGGTTTACCCATGAAAAAAGATTTGTCAGGTGTTTCGCTTGTACCCGTTTTAAAAAATCCTGAGGCTGATGTTAAACCCTTTGCTGTTTCCCAGACAACACGGCCGCTCCAGGGAGGCGCGGCATATGAGATTATTGGCTCTTCCATCCGGGATGAAAGATATCGCTACAATATTTGGGTTCGCAAAGAAGATCATAAAATCATTGCAGAAGAATTGTATGATCTGTCAACCGATCCGTTCTATGTGGAAAATATAGCAGACAAAAAAGGAGTGGAACCGATCAAAAAACGAATGTATAATCAGTTGATGGAAAAGATTGGAAATAAATGA
- the thrC gene encoding threonine synthase yields MKFISTNKKSEPVSFLEAMRKGLAPDSGLYMPEEIPVLPDSFWSSVGDLSFHEIAFEMAKPYLKDELSDAELQSVIDDTFNFPVPVKSLADHHFVLELYHGPTLAFKDFGARFMARLFSEKARKEQQEVTILVATSGDTGSAVAHGFYKVNGVNVCLLYPKGKVSKLQEQQMAALGENVTALEVDGVFDDCQSLVKQAFTDEELNDGMQLSSANSINIARLLPQSFYYAFALAELQKKGIGQPVFSVPSGNFGNLTGGLLAMKMGMPVQHFLAATNVNDVVPEYLNGNQFKVRDSIQTISNAMDVGNPSNFARIQHLFDYSDSAIRNHLTGYSYNDEQTRETIREVFEEEGYLLCPHTAIGYRAAKEYQKEKGENVPLVTLATAHPVKFRDVIEPEINNRIEIPERLKVWLEREKKSVPIHKEFKSFKSFLLAEFR; encoded by the coding sequence ATGAAATTTATAAGCACCAATAAAAAATCTGAACCGGTTTCCTTTCTCGAAGCGATGCGAAAAGGGTTAGCGCCTGACAGCGGACTCTATATGCCGGAGGAGATTCCTGTCTTGCCTGATTCTTTTTGGTCATCTGTTGGCGATTTGAGTTTTCATGAGATCGCCTTTGAAATGGCAAAACCATATTTGAAAGATGAATTGTCGGATGCTGAGCTTCAGTCCGTTATCGACGATACATTCAATTTTCCGGTTCCGGTCAAATCATTGGCAGATCATCATTTTGTGCTTGAACTCTATCACGGGCCCACACTTGCATTTAAGGATTTTGGCGCGCGTTTTATGGCTCGCCTCTTTTCGGAAAAGGCCCGAAAGGAACAGCAGGAGGTAACTATTTTAGTCGCCACTTCCGGAGATACCGGAAGTGCGGTAGCTCATGGATTTTACAAGGTGAACGGCGTAAATGTTTGCCTGCTTTATCCCAAAGGAAAAGTGAGCAAACTCCAGGAACAGCAGATGGCAGCACTCGGGGAAAATGTTACGGCTCTTGAAGTTGACGGCGTTTTTGATGATTGCCAATCCCTTGTGAAACAGGCATTTACAGATGAGGAGCTGAATGATGGAATGCAGTTGAGCTCTGCGAATTCCATCAACATTGCAAGACTTTTACCTCAATCATTTTACTATGCGTTTGCTTTGGCTGAACTTCAGAAGAAAGGAATCGGTCAACCGGTATTTTCCGTGCCAAGTGGTAATTTTGGGAACCTGACCGGCGGACTTCTCGCCATGAAAATGGGAATGCCGGTGCAACATTTCCTGGCGGCGACAAATGTAAATGATGTTGTACCCGAATATCTGAACGGAAATCAGTTTAAAGTCCGGGATTCCATTCAAACCATTTCCAATGCGATGGATGTTGGGAATCCAAGTAATTTCGCACGAATCCAGCATCTTTTTGATTACTCGGATTCAGCTATTCGAAATCATTTGACCGGATATTCGTACAACGATGAGCAAACTCGCGAAACCATTCGCGAAGTGTTTGAAGAAGAGGGATATCTGCTCTGTCCGCATACGGCTATTGGCTACCGTGCGGCAAAAGAATATCAAAAGGAGAAAGGAGAAAATGTTCCCCTGGTGACGCTGGCCACGGCCCACCCGGTAAAATTCAGAGATGTGATTGAACCGGAAATCAACAATCGAATTGAGATTCCTGAAAGATTGAAAGTCTGGCTTGAGAGAGAGAAGAAATCTGTTCCGATTCACAAAGAGTTCAAATCATTCAAATCATTTTTACTCGCTGAATTTAGATAA
- a CDS encoding sulfatase family protein — MKFIHSLVLLLLISTHVHAQEKKPNILFIYTDDQAVWTIGANGNKQASTPNIDRLASEGANFKNAFVSTPVCSPARAALMTGRYASEFSIADFIPQPGHRLYDPENEVGLDPASITFPEVLSDNGYTTGLIGKWHLGDWTADPSNKYHPTNNGYDYFMGLTGGGTSPVDPPLEKNGEVKTFKGLTTDILTDEAIEFLKRNSDKPFLLSVHYRAPHGAWLPVAEADWEPYKDLDPDIPNPDFPDLDVERVKRMMREYLASVSGVDRNVGRLLYTLDMLNIADNTIVIFTSDHGYNMGHNGIFHKGNGIWVTKHLPPKEPNIGQKYRPNLYDLSLRVPVIVRWPDVVEPGTKVSEIVSSLDWFPTLLEMAGADMPKGKIVRGRSMVPLLKGETVNDWRTDIYAEYSMINYAQSYMRAYRTKEWKLVEDFRNPERDELYNIAKDPEENINLIYDSRQSVKDIKKELDREIKNHMNQLNDSLLDTLSVN, encoded by the coding sequence ATGAAATTTATCCACTCACTGGTTCTGCTTTTATTGATTTCAACGCACGTTCATGCTCAGGAAAAAAAGCCAAATATCCTGTTTATTTATACAGATGATCAGGCCGTTTGGACGATCGGGGCGAATGGCAACAAGCAGGCTTCCACGCCGAATATTGATCGCCTTGCTAGCGAAGGTGCGAATTTTAAAAATGCGTTTGTGAGCACTCCGGTATGCAGTCCCGCCCGGGCTGCACTGATGACGGGCAGATACGCCAGCGAGTTTAGCATTGCCGACTTTATTCCGCAGCCGGGCCATCGATTATATGATCCTGAAAATGAGGTTGGACTGGATCCCGCTTCCATTACTTTTCCGGAAGTATTGTCAGATAATGGATATACGACCGGGCTGATAGGGAAGTGGCATTTAGGGGATTGGACGGCTGATCCTTCAAACAAATACCATCCTACTAATAACGGGTACGACTATTTTATGGGTTTGACGGGTGGCGGAACGTCACCTGTGGATCCACCTCTTGAAAAAAACGGAGAGGTAAAAACGTTTAAAGGATTAACAACGGATATTCTTACAGATGAAGCCATTGAGTTTCTCAAAAGAAATTCGGATAAACCATTTTTATTGAGTGTTCATTACCGGGCTCCGCATGGTGCCTGGTTACCTGTAGCCGAAGCCGATTGGGAACCTTACAAAGATCTGGATCCCGATATCCCCAATCCTGATTTCCCGGATCTTGATGTAGAACGGGTAAAACGCATGATGCGGGAATACCTTGCAAGTGTCAGCGGTGTGGATAGAAATGTCGGGCGCTTGCTGTATACACTTGATATGCTGAACATCGCAGATAATACCATTGTGATTTTTACGTCCGATCATGGCTATAATATGGGCCACAACGGGATTTTCCATAAAGGAAATGGAATTTGGGTAACGAAGCATCTGCCACCAAAAGAGCCAAATATTGGACAGAAATACAGGCCAAATTTATATGATTTGTCATTAAGAGTGCCTGTAATTGTCCGCTGGCCGGACGTGGTAGAGCCGGGAACAAAAGTATCGGAGATCGTATCCAGCCTCGATTGGTTTCCCACGCTTCTCGAAATGGCTGGCGCAGATATGCCAAAAGGGAAAATTGTCCGCGGCCGAAGTATGGTTCCTCTTCTGAAGGGTGAAACTGTAAATGACTGGAGAACCGATATTTACGCTGAATATTCCATGATCAACTATGCTCAGTCTTATATGCGGGCTTATCGCACAAAAGAGTGGAAGTTAGTGGAAGATTTTAGGAATCCTGAAAGAGATGAATTGTACAATATCGCCAAAGATCCGGAAGAGAATATTAACCTGATTTACGATTCCCGACAGAGCGTGAAAGACATCAAAAAAGAACTGGATCGTGAAATAAAAAACCATATGAATCAACTCAATGATTCTTTATTAGACACATTATCCGTTAACTAA
- a CDS encoding homoserine kinase produces MSKTKSKKIKAFAPATVANVACGFDVLGFAIHGLGDYVTASFSDEPGLRITSINGDEGRLPKEAEKNTAGLAVLSLLEKVDEAKKTGIELQIEKKMPLGSGLGSSAASSAAAVVAVNELLGNPFTTNELLPFAVQGELAASGTAHADNVAAALIGGFILVKTHNPPDVISLNTPEKLHCTVIHPGIEIQTKNSRKILRKQVSLEKAVTQWGNLGSLVAGLYTNDYDLIGRSLHDEIIEPVRAVLIPGFSEMQQAALDHGALGCSISGSGPSLFALSTSQEQAEEIGKAMGVVLQSIGLEYDLHISKINTAGASIV; encoded by the coding sequence ATGTCCAAAACCAAATCAAAAAAAATCAAAGCTTTCGCCCCGGCAACGGTTGCAAATGTTGCCTGTGGGTTCGATGTGCTTGGTTTTGCCATTCACGGTCTTGGCGATTATGTGACGGCTTCCTTTTCTGATGAACCCGGATTGCGGATTACTTCCATTAACGGTGATGAAGGACGACTGCCCAAAGAAGCGGAAAAAAATACGGCCGGACTTGCCGTTCTTTCACTTTTGGAAAAAGTAGATGAAGCCAAGAAAACAGGAATTGAACTACAGATTGAGAAAAAAATGCCGTTGGGAAGCGGACTCGGTTCAAGTGCAGCAAGTTCTGCTGCTGCGGTTGTAGCGGTAAATGAGTTACTGGGAAATCCTTTTACTACAAATGAGCTTTTACCTTTTGCGGTTCAGGGGGAATTGGCGGCCAGCGGAACGGCTCATGCCGATAATGTGGCGGCAGCTTTGATTGGCGGATTCATCCTCGTTAAAACCCACAATCCTCCGGATGTAATTTCCCTCAACACTCCCGAAAAATTACACTGTACGGTCATTCATCCCGGAATTGAGATTCAGACCAAAAACAGCCGGAAGATTCTTAGAAAACAGGTTTCGCTGGAAAAAGCTGTGACCCAATGGGGGAACCTGGGGTCACTGGTAGCCGGATTATATACAAATGATTATGATCTGATCGGTCGCTCTTTACATGATGAAATTATCGAGCCTGTTCGCGCAGTGCTCATTCCCGGATTTTCCGAAATGCAGCAAGCTGCTCTTGATCATGGCGCTCTTGGATGTAGCATTTCCGGCTCGGGCCCTTCATTGTTCGCCTTGAGCACATCACAAGAACAAGCAGAAGAAATTGGAAAAGCGATGGGTGTCGTTCTGCAAAGTATTGGCCTGGAATACGACCTTCACATCTCCAAAATTAATACGGCCGGAGCCTCAATTGTGTAG
- a CDS encoding LacI family DNA-binding transcriptional regulator yields the protein MSVKEIAKAAGVSTATVSRVLNGSDKVRKSTAKRVMKVVDEMNYRMNHVARRMKVKQTDSLVIGLVITDIDNPFFSSIAKGVEDVASKNKLVTMICNTNENPEKERFFLNAMLSEKVSGVIIVPTTGNLDFFKELVDDGFPMVMVDRKLKGLKIDSVSLNNKKGAYEAVNRLIQNGHRRIGVVAGIKGLSNTQERLFGYREALKESGIEVDNDLIFYGDYIEAGGRMAIEKFMSLKNPPTAVFSTNNLMTLGCVKEIYRQELTIPDDLAIIAFDDSVWSEALIPPLTTVKQPGFELGVNAAELLIKRLSNGDSNRVDVVLNPELVIRGSCGSNVG from the coding sequence ATGTCGGTAAAAGAAATTGCAAAGGCTGCGGGTGTTTCAACTGCAACCGTTTCCCGGGTGTTGAATGGATCCGATAAAGTCAGGAAATCAACGGCTAAACGCGTAATGAAAGTAGTTGATGAAATGAACTACAGGATGAATCATGTTGCCAGGAGAATGAAAGTGAAACAGACCGATTCGCTGGTAATAGGACTCGTGATCACGGATATTGATAACCCGTTCTTTTCAAGTATTGCCAAAGGTGTGGAGGATGTGGCATCGAAGAATAAGCTGGTGACGATGATTTGTAACACCAATGAAAACCCGGAGAAGGAGAGATTCTTTTTGAATGCCATGTTGTCTGAGAAAGTATCAGGGGTCATTATTGTCCCTACAACCGGGAATTTAGATTTTTTCAAGGAGTTGGTTGACGATGGTTTTCCGATGGTAATGGTAGACAGAAAGCTAAAGGGCTTGAAAATTGATTCAGTATCCTTGAATAATAAAAAAGGAGCCTACGAAGCAGTAAATCGGCTTATCCAGAATGGACACCGCCGCATTGGAGTTGTAGCCGGTATTAAAGGACTCAGCAATACACAGGAACGGCTTTTCGGATACAGGGAGGCGTTAAAAGAATCGGGAATCGAAGTGGACAACGATCTGATTTTTTATGGCGATTATATAGAAGCCGGGGGAAGAATGGCCATCGAGAAATTTATGAGCTTGAAAAATCCTCCAACAGCTGTATTCTCAACCAATAACTTGATGACTCTTGGATGTGTTAAAGAGATTTATAGGCAAGAATTAACGATTCCTGATGATCTAGCTATTATTGCATTTGATGATTCCGTGTGGTCAGAGGCTCTGATTCCTCCATTAACAACAGTAAAACAGCCTGGCTTTGAATTGGGAGTAAATGCTGCAGAACTGTTAATAAAACGCTTAAGCAATGGGGATTCAAATCGGGTGGACGTTGTTTTAAATCCGGAATTGGTTATCCGTGGATCATGTGGGAGTAATGTGGGTTAA
- a CDS encoding SusC/RagA family TonB-linked outer membrane protein, whose protein sequence is MLDKNTMLLAIIFFLAIPLLGMAQSHEVSGTVTDVETGETLPGVNIMIKGTVQGTTTDLQGSYNLSSIADSDTLIFSYVGYESNEIAVNGRRVIDVEMSSAAIMGDELVVVGYGSLREREISGSVSRVNPDEFDQNVSSSVDELLQGKAPGVQVVQNSGEPGGGMSIDIRGVGSINAGSSPLYVIDGLPIDNSVLISGTGNQVASNPSPRNPLSALNPQDIESIEVLKDASATAIYGSRGANGVILVTTKKGTAGDFQVNFNTQFGFQNVHQKLNLLNPQEYMEGINSLIDAGGGEESERVTEIIGGGTDWQDVIFRENAPSQKYNINFSWGNANTTYLVALNTSQQQGLVENTSFDRYGARFNLAHSTDNFNFGFNGNASYIKDKLVPNGFDVNLRGGAINAAKLWDPTRPIRDEDGNYYITELYDIDNPEAITTGNHIDGNRYRFFGTAYGEYFILPQLSAKVNVGGDFNNEDKSVYKDRTTIIGNSLGGVATAYEGTQSNYLVEGTLNFKESFENHTINAVLGLTTQRFLRRTSSMQANNFITDATNADNFSLADRSTLVVDSNKSSNKLLSYLGRINYTYLNKYIITASYRVDGSSRFGPGNKFGYFPSVSLGWLIDQEEFFSPLSDTFSMLKLRASWGKTGNQEIGNNRYLTTFNSGGPYVLDDQFTNSLNPSRIANPDLKWETTEQYNIGLDFSLLNDRFSGAIEWYQKDTYDMLLNLPIPTSSGYSSRLVNIGGMTNKGLEFALTSYNISGKEFSWSTDLNFSTLKNEVTDLGGLNQIFTGNTPTSSENSAIIIPGQPLRSFFGYEVTGIWQEGDDFSAVSNINNPGDFKFKDVNNDGIIDGDDRVILGNSFPDFSWGIGNTLSYKDFQFHFFFKGVHGISMINGNLLENYFPRSGVRVNRLAEPFLNRWTPENPSNDQPSYLNVNQLAQSVNSRTVVDASYIKLQTVRLSYNLSPDILKGLARSAEIYVSGQNLLTISDYEGFDPALNPNGNANFRVDWNGYPSATTYLIGVNLGF, encoded by the coding sequence ATGCTCGATAAAAATACAATGCTATTAGCCATTATCTTTTTTTTGGCGATACCTCTTTTGGGGATGGCGCAAAGTCATGAGGTGTCGGGAACGGTTACCGATGTTGAGACCGGAGAAACACTACCCGGGGTGAACATTATGATAAAGGGAACGGTGCAGGGGACTACCACTGATCTACAGGGAAGCTATAATCTTAGCTCTATTGCAGACAGTGATACACTTATTTTTTCGTACGTCGGTTACGAATCTAATGAGATAGCTGTAAATGGAAGACGTGTTATTGATGTGGAGATGTCTTCTGCAGCAATTATGGGTGATGAACTTGTAGTTGTAGGATATGGCTCCCTGAGAGAAAGAGAAATATCCGGCTCTGTATCGCGGGTAAATCCGGATGAATTTGATCAAAATGTAAGTTCGTCCGTTGATGAACTCTTACAAGGCAAGGCGCCGGGTGTTCAGGTTGTACAAAATAGTGGTGAACCCGGTGGGGGAATGTCCATCGATATCAGGGGAGTGGGTTCTATTAATGCAGGAAGTTCTCCATTGTATGTGATTGATGGCCTTCCTATTGATAACTCTGTATTGATCTCCGGAACGGGAAACCAAGTGGCATCCAATCCTTCTCCAAGAAATCCGTTAAGTGCATTAAATCCACAGGATATTGAGTCGATTGAAGTATTAAAAGATGCTTCAGCTACGGCCATTTATGGGTCAAGAGGTGCGAATGGTGTTATTTTGGTTACAACCAAAAAAGGGACTGCCGGAGATTTCCAGGTAAATTTTAATACACAATTTGGTTTCCAGAATGTGCATCAAAAATTGAACCTTCTGAATCCACAGGAATATATGGAAGGTATTAATTCTTTGATTGATGCAGGCGGTGGTGAAGAATCAGAAAGAGTGACCGAAATAATAGGTGGAGGAACCGATTGGCAGGATGTGATCTTCCGCGAAAATGCACCCTCACAAAAATACAATATCAATTTTTCCTGGGGGAATGCTAATACAACTTATTTAGTGGCATTGAATACCTCGCAGCAGCAAGGCCTGGTAGAAAATACCTCTTTCGACAGGTATGGGGCTCGGTTTAATCTCGCTCACAGTACAGATAACTTCAATTTTGGGTTTAACGGAAATGCCAGTTACATCAAAGATAAACTGGTACCAAACGGTTTTGATGTAAACCTGCGTGGTGGTGCTATTAATGCTGCAAAATTGTGGGATCCCACACGGCCAATCAGGGATGAAGATGGAAATTATTACATCACCGAGTTATACGATATTGATAACCCGGAAGCCATTACAACCGGAAATCACATCGATGGAAACCGCTACAGATTCTTCGGAACGGCATACGGAGAATATTTTATTCTGCCTCAACTATCGGCAAAAGTGAATGTTGGTGGGGATTTTAATAATGAAGATAAATCCGTTTATAAAGACAGAACCACGATTATCGGTAATTCATTAGGAGGCGTTGCTACCGCATACGAAGGAACACAATCAAATTACCTGGTTGAAGGGACTTTGAACTTCAAGGAATCATTTGAAAACCATACGATAAATGCTGTATTAGGGCTTACTACTCAACGATTTTTGAGACGAACAAGCAGCATGCAGGCAAATAATTTTATTACGGATGCAACCAATGCCGATAATTTTTCATTAGCTGACCGGTCTACGCTGGTTGTGGACAGCAATAAGTCGAGCAATAAATTATTGTCATATCTCGGGCGTATCAACTACACGTATTTAAACAAATATATTATTACTGCATCGTACCGGGTTGATGGTTCCAGCCGATTTGGTCCCGGTAATAAATTCGGATATTTCCCATCCGTATCATTAGGCTGGCTGATTGATCAGGAAGAATTTTTCAGTCCGCTCAGTGATACGTTCAGTATGCTGAAATTACGGGCAAGCTGGGGGAAAACGGGTAACCAGGAAATTGGTAACAACCGTTATTTAACTACTTTCAATTCCGGCGGACCTTATGTACTGGACGATCAGTTCACAAATAGTTTGAATCCATCACGAATTGCCAATCCGGATTTGAAATGGGAAACCACGGAGCAATATAATATTGGCCTGGACTTCAGTCTGCTGAACGACCGATTTTCCGGTGCTATTGAGTGGTATCAAAAAGATACTTATGACATGCTTTTGAACCTGCCTATTCCGACATCAAGCGGCTACAGCAGCCGGTTGGTTAATATTGGCGGGATGACGAATAAAGGGCTCGAATTTGCTCTTACTTCCTACAATATTTCCGGAAAAGAGTTTAGCTGGAGTACCGATTTAAACTTTTCCACGCTGAAAAACGAGGTGACGGATCTCGGAGGCTTGAACCAGATTTTTACGGGTAATACTCCAACATCCTCAGAAAATTCGGCCATTATTATTCCCGGCCAGCCACTTCGGTCGTTCTTTGGATATGAAGTAACAGGAATCTGGCAGGAAGGGGATGATTTCTCGGCCGTATCAAATATCAACAATCCGGGCGATTTCAAATTTAAAGATGTAAATAATGACGGAATTATAGACGGTGATGACCGGGTAATTCTTGGTAATTCATTTCCAGATTTTAGCTGGGGGATTGGAAACACGCTTAGTTATAAGGACTTTCAGTTTCACTTCTTCTTTAAAGGCGTGCACGGCATCAGCATGATAAACGGAAACCTTTTGGAGAATTATTTCCCACGGTCGGGCGTAAGGGTAAACAGGCTGGCTGAACCGTTCCTGAATCGGTGGACACCAGAGAATCCTTCCAATGATCAACCATCGTATTTGAACGTGAACCAGCTTGCACAGTCTGTGAATTCACGAACAGTTGTGGATGCATCATACATAAAACTGCAAACGGTTCGGTTAAGTTATAACCTCTCTCCGGATATACTCAAAGGTTTAGCAAGGTCGGCTGAGATATATGTAAGCGGACAAAATTTGTTAACCATTTCTGATTATGAAGGGTTTGACCCCGCTTTAAATCCAAATGGTAACGCAAATTTCAGAGTCGACTGGAATGGCTATCCATCAGCTACTACCTACTTGATAGGTGTTAATCTCGGCTTCTAA